The following coding sequences are from one Thamnophis elegans isolate rThaEle1 chromosome 5, rThaEle1.pri, whole genome shotgun sequence window:
- the INKA2 gene encoding LOW QUALITY PROTEIN: PAK4-inhibitor INKA2 (The sequence of the model RefSeq protein was modified relative to this genomic sequence to represent the inferred CDS: inserted 1 base in 1 codon), translating to MEMKNMDHYLRRLKQELISMKEVGDGLHEQMNCMMGALQELKLLQVQTALEQLEISSNPNQVSGIGQHNYYQNNKEMPRARLDASQENETLLGKRYLDNCRSSAFLCSSPVSRSTSLCCRISLPDTNHGHIASSLSSIGSEDDSGPSSTASTTEYHSPRMLESSSDNTTSSWLNQDTSCLSETKSVCKDCWFSDENKDWTCSLMSQSRNRQPLILGDNIFADLVGNWLDLPEIDRKGEKNEASLPSSKSQEFYKKFSLTANLFKKFXRSVRPDRDRLLREKPCWLPTKSKETEILKRPQTGNKQKGLFYFPVRGSTANSQDKVNRCEKKEGRKAKPKPHAKKVHTTIEHTQSGFDFNTAVWV from the exons ATATCCATGAAGGAGGTTGGAGACGGGCTGCATGAACAGATGAACTGCATGATGGGTGCTCTGCAAGAACTGAAACTGCTCCAGGTCCAGACAGCTTTGGAACAGCTGGAGATTTCAAGTAACCCAAACCAGGTTTCAGGAATTGGCCAGCATAACTACTATCAAAACAATAAGGAGATGCCAAGGGCAAGGCTTGATGCCAGCCAAGAGAATGAGACCCTGCTGGGAAAACGTTATTTGGACAACTGCAGATCTTCAGCCTTTTTATGCTCAAGTCCTGTGTCACGCTCTACCAGCTTGTGCTGCCGTATATCTTTGCCAGACACTAACCATGGGCACATAGCTTCATCCCTTAGCAGCATAGGTAGTGAGGATGACAGTGGACCTTCATCAACTGCGAGCACAACAGAGTATCATTCACCAAGAATGTTGGAGTCATCTAGTGACAACACAACAAGCAGTTGGCTTAATCAAGACACCAGCTGCTTGTCTGAGACTAAGTCAGTTTGTAAGGATTGTTGGTTTTCTGATGAGAACAAAGACTGGACTTGCTCATTAATGTCTCAGAGTAGGAACAGACAACCTTTGATCCTGGGTGATAACATCTTTGCTGATCTAGTTGGTAATTGGCTGGATTTACCAGAgatagacagaaaaggagaaaagaatgagGCATCTCTGCCAAGTAGCAAGTCCCAAGAATTCTACAAGAAATTTTCCCTCACAGCCAATCTCTTCAAGAAAT TAAGGAGTGTCCGGCCAGATAGAGACAGATTACTAAGAGAGAAGCCCTGCTGGCTGCCCACAAAGAGCAAAGAGACAGAGATCTTAAAGAGGCCACAAACAGGCAACAAACAGAAGGGGCTGTTTTACTTCCCAGTACGTGGGAGCACAGCAAATTCTCAAGACAAAGTCAACAGgtgtgaaaagaaggaaggaaggaaagccaaGCCCAAACCCCATGCCAAGAAGGTCCACACCACAATAGAACATACTCAATCAGGGTTTGATTTTAACACAGCAGTCTGGGTCTGA